The bacterium genome contains the following window.
ACCGCGGGCCACGCCGCCGGCACCGCCGGGAGGCCGCAGTCGCCCACCGGCGTCGCGTCGACCCAGACCTCCTCCGCGCCGAGGTCCGCGCACAGGTCCACGCCGGCCAGCGCCTCGGCCCCGCGCGGGTCAAGCACGACCGAGAGGCTCCCCGCGAAACCGGCGAGCGCGCCGGCCAGCTCGCCCGAGCGCACCGCCTGCGCGTCGGGATAGCCGACCTCGAGCAGCAGCACGCCGGCGCGCACGATCTCGGCGCCGATCGTCCGGACCTCCTCCGGCGTCGGCCGCCGGCGCGGCGCGCCCGGGTGCACGATCGGCGGCCAGTCCCAGTCCCAGGTCAGGCGCAGCGGCGCCGCGAGCCTCCTCACCCGCAGGGATTCTCCCAGCAGTGGGGGTCGGGCGCGTTGAGATCTCCGCTGACGGCGAACGCCCGTGCGGTGCAGCCGCCGAGGCAGGCGGCGTAGTGGCCGCACGACGTGCACTTGCCCTTGGCGGTCTTGTGGCGCATCGCCTCGAGCACCGGCGAGGTGCGCCAGAGCTCCCGCAGGTCGTCGCGCAGGATGTTGCCGAGCACGAGGGGGATGAAGCCGCAGGGCGTGATGTCCCCGTTCGGCCGCAGGTGCAGCGAGAGCTTGCCGCAGGTCGAGCCGGGGATGCCGTGCTCGGCGTCCCGCGCGCCCAGCGACGCGAGGATCGGGTCGTCGAACGAGATCTCCGGCCACGCCGGGTTGCCGGCGAACGAGAGCGCCTCGCGGTAGAACTCGCGCCACTCGGCCGGCTCGAGGTCCAGCTCGAAGCGGTGTTCCATCCCCTTGCCGCTGCACTTGAAGTTGTGGAGGAAGACCTGCGCGGCACCCAGCTGCCGCGCCAGCTCGAGCAGCGGCGGCAGCTCGCGGTGGTTGATCCGGCAGACGACGGTCGAGAGCGTCAGCTTGAGCCCGGCGCGCACCAGGTGGCCGGCCGCGTCGAGCACCCGCCCGTGGCTGCCGGGCCGGTTGCGGAAGCGGTCGTGCACCTCGGC
Protein-coding sequences here:
- a CDS encoding GeoRSP system radical SAM/SPASM protein, with the protein product MSAPPKVYSAPLLVNWSLNYSCNFSCEHCYSRLERAEELPTGQALEAGRRLAQAGVLFANFGGGEPLLRRDLLPLARELSSLGLSLSMNSNGWLLDERAAAGLREAGFASVGLSLDSHRAEVHDRFRNRPGSHGRVLDAAGHLVRAGLKLTLSTVVCRINHRELPPLLELARQLGAAQVFLHNFKCSGKGMEHRFELDLEPAEWREFYREALSFAGNPAWPEISFDDPILASLGARDAEHGIPGSTCGKLSLHLRPNGDITPCGFIPLVLGNILRDDLRELWRTSPVLEAMRHKTAKGKCTSCGHYAACLGGCTARAFAVSGDLNAPDPHCWENPCG